The segment AcactggcacagagaaaggaagcatatcggcacagaggctgacaggatttttgatatattatattttgtttattattgtaaaaactttgtaagctgacttggcaagttgtaaaatgactcttatatataagagagatcattgtagacattttgtaagggaaggaagcggaaaaaggaagatattaggcagacctattatgcgaaatataggttaaaggttttatgtaaagaatagagcagaaaccggtactagatcaggcattatagatgctattgtaaagcagtacaagatattggatttgtataatccacattgtaagtcagtgagacttcccattgagcagtgagctctaggcagttggccttcctgcatgtgtagacccctcttgtaagtaatattctcttattggccagtaagtgaatattgtgggtcacaaatcccaccgaggtttttcccacattgggtttcctcattaaatccttgtgtcatggtgtgcttttcatgtggatgcttttaattctgtttattgcattatttcttgcataccagtacactgttataatatgttctgcatgttttaagttgagaaattctaatcaccagttagatactgattcacccccccctctcagtatttatgggaatcctaacaattggtatcagagcctggtcctctattttcagaaccctaatagcttgaggaagatcttgacatcggtaaagatggaaaatctgatgaagcaacttgaagcagctctctcagactatgacacagaaaaattgaaaaatatcaaactagaagatgatctaaaagcagctcaggatatcaatcaagcacttcaagataatcttactattgcaagaaataagagaagagaactttgtggaaagatgcaaaatgagaatgatgaaaaggaatcacttaatgatatgttaagcaagctgaaactggagaacataacaacaaagaatgagatgcaggatatgactatgagattttgtaaagaaattgaagataggaagaagaatgaagaagaattgaccataagactaagtgatgcagcaaatgagaacacaagacttagctatgaaaatgatttattgaagacagatctgatgcacactcataatgactccaatgaattgatgaggtagaaagaagtcttagaaagagaactagaaactgcaaatcaacataaagaaaaattcaagaaaagctcagaggaacttggtaacttgctgaagaatcaaaaacctaaaggtgacctttctagaattggctttgaagttggtgaaagctctgatactgcaaacacataggatcacagcaaaccggtaaggcaacctaatgcttataaattcaatgaaaaatgctttaactataataagtatggtcatagagaaaatgaatgtagatctagaaattatcaaaatatcaacacacccattgatcaatgttcaaaatgcaacaaagttggtcacaactctgaaaattgcagaatgaatgtgagatgttatgtttgtggaagatttggacatttatctaatcaatgcagaacacaaaccggcataggttatgggaaagctattcagaagaataatgtgatttgttatgcatgtaacaagattgggcatattgcaaaattctatagaagtaaaggatcaccggtagacaacaaaagttctagcctgaaaggtaaagaaaaagttgaagaggttaagcaagaattctcaaaacaatggattagaaaagctgatctaaatgttgggaatactcctccaccggtagaaccaatcaatgcttcaccgacaggacagagtgatgcttcaccgataggacagagtagtgctccactggtaggaagttcttcaataaattgaagaaagtttccttgagggtttggcaatctaatgacacatgtgctattattccctcggttagagatgagaagttggaaattacttcattatcggcagacaatgttaagtgaatacttaaccgacatgcattaaatgtggtagatggcaaataaacactataaatttgtggttttggctccatttcatttcaccgtgatttcaaacattcgtagagcgcaaaatttgcagagctaaggaattccaagcaaagaggcgaagcacttcaagcaatcaatccatccaagatagaaaaaggtttttatcatcatggcatccacctctgcacttgaatatatagaaaaccctactgtagtcgaggttataaaatgctcTAGgtccgtatttcaactagttcccgaggtagcaaagaaagatgacaatgtaggtgctttctctcaaataccaaaaggagttgtttatgttgaagaccctagaatttacattcactgtaacatagaggaattgggagatgaagagatcaaaactatgtataaatctgtcatatgtgataattccagaaatgtgaagccggaacataaaatcattgaaaccctaggatttactgaaatcctttgcattcctgaatttcccaaggatgtgattaggatagtattaagcagggtacatggtgaatttttctggttagatgcaattcacaaaatcaccaaggaagttgtgaaagctgtcacagggttactgaccaccggtaaaaggccagacaaaaccaaggtggtctcaaatgacctagttactaagctaactggtgctacatctgataaaaggtccttaagagtcaatgatgcaactgacaccaatgtaaggtttatcaacatgatattagggtataaggcaactcatgcaaatagactcaattcagtttcaagtttatgcattaagagtgcttatgacatgatcacagataatgtaaagattgatatatgtgagtggttgaaggatgagttaattgacaacctaggcaatattaagaaggataagaaaggaacttttaggtttggaaatcttctagtatgtttgatgctacatataaccaaacaggttcccagtataggctacaaagaacttggatttgatatactggtaggaaaacaattgacagaactattcaacaatatgggagaagataaggaaaacaatatccatgattactttcaagcacttaaggccaaaatgaagaagagaatcagattatcacaaaagattgttgacaaatataaggacaatatatgttttgtaataaaaaaggatgagatttggatgggagcagtcatcccaagaacaatctgggtaacaaagatgggctatgagacaaatgatcatataattgagacttatgctaaagcacttctggaagctccaaacgaaccaaaggaagaagtatttggtagtgctgagaccatagaaaaacaaaaacaatctaagaagagagtgaaaaaggttgaggcagttgtgagaagaggctctagacaggcaaaagctattaaagaagatgtgttaaagcaaaccggcATCACTGAGGATGAGCTCAGAACTCTACAgactgagactcacctatcaccggtaggcacttcttcggagagtgacatgtctgcaactttcaaaagagttgtaaggaaaagagttccctcaccggcaaccacaccctcacctaggaggacaagacagaaacaacaagcagtaatatctccggttaaaaagactacaccaaagaagaaactgacacccaaaaagaagaagagaacaaaacaaaatttggcccctcttgacatactgttgaatgaaattacagaggaagggaaactgaagaatatagagaaattttatgacactctgactgcagatgaaaaagaacaagtagaaaacagtgttatattgcatatggacatgtataagaaatttttgatgaaagttgtagatgaagtaccagatgaactgttcaaaagactggaagcaaggagacaagcttttatagagcttgataagaaaatcaagatagaaaagctactagttgtttatccagtgaactcacctaaagaaattgatgatttaattgttgaatccaaccagttagtattctctactgcacaccaacacattacattaatggttggaagagtcaatgaggtgactgaagaaacataaaatgcatgggatatattcctagttgagaaagaaaaacaggaagaatatagaaaccccaaaccaataaaggtatattagaaggagagagacaaaggaaaaggaaaggttggtggacctccaagtatcaaagtaaaagacaacttacccccacctccttttacatcaTCGGTAACaaaaactacagaagatcaaccagcagttgaaagtatggatgtagaggatgtcaatcctaatcctaaagtcttatacacagtagatgttgatacacaaaagatcaacattgtggtagataaagatacaattggtaagacagacatggctagtgagccatcggtagctgagcaaactgataaaaaACAAGAGAAACCAATAGATGACAAAGAGCAATAGGCAGAAACTCAGACTGAGACAgtgcaacaaatagagcaacaagaagagcaaaaggctctggaacaggttcatgaggaaataATACAACCGACAAtaagagaagtacacaaaccattgcttaaggaaatgcaaacacaaatagacctaccagaggtcacaacaagcttggttacttcctccaccggcggaatttagaatgttggttcctcctcagcaggccacaaatcaacaaatgtaactgaagtacttttggattcaatcaaaaggataacagattgtagttcacaggcttataaagctatagatgacacaatctcaattttgaaggtaattgctcctaactgtaatatagacaataaagattctttaggacaacttgatactttgtgtaaatacatcactgagaacacaatgactattgagaaaataaaggaagagacattgaaggacaaggtagaaattgaaaagcaatttttttttgaagatcaggtaaagaagtgtactagagaatttgacacacttctactagaactgtgtaacttattaaaggaatacaaaactctgtacaaagacacctgcaagacaaactttttgacagtagacataggtAAGaagataagcaaggtacaggatgaaatcaataaactttctgataattttgttaactcacctaatacattatcagtttttgagcaaaggataacaaattttgaggaagagttacttaagttagaaagagaaaaggagagaatagtgaataaggcaaagcatctgagactaaaaatgagtccaagattggactatctagcatcattgcggaaggaaatatctgaggcactgatacagggatagaaaacaccggtagagcatatgcagcacctcaccgatacagttaaaagaacagagacaacaataagagatagtaagaaatttatggagagtataaacttgattttggcagatctatttcaaattgtaaccatccagttacaaggttgaaactacaaactctactgacatcttgacaaccattgtcattgatgccaaagggggagtagtggtatgagaaaattcaatatcacatgaatcatatgctcagggggagcacacatttttcgtaacattttttggacttcacatttttggatacacttttgaaatttctcatgagtgttgccatcaatgccaaagggggaaattgttggcatatgcacactccaatgagacattgtaggtgattgaaggttttgtcattgatggaaaccttacaatcctatggcaccaacaaggcattacaccggcaagatagttcaccgacatcaacagatcacactctacaccggcacccaGACCACCGGCaccaacacaaagaaaggaagcataccgacacataggccgacaagatttttgatatactatattttgtttattattgtaaaaactttgtaagccgacttggaaagttgtaaaatgactcttatatataagagagatcattgtagacattttgtaagggaaggaagtggaaaaaggaagatattaggcagacctattatgcgaaatataggttaaaggttttatgtaaagaacaaagcagaaaccggtactggatcaggcattatagatgctattgtaaactaGTACAAGatgttggatttgtataatccacattctaagtcagtgagacttcccattgagcagtgagctctagacagttggccttcctgcatgtgcagaccgctcttgtaagtaatattctcttattggccagtaagtgaatgttgtgggtcacaaatcccaccgaggtttttcccacactgggtttcctcgttaaatccttgtgtcatggtgtgcttttcatgtggatgcttttaattctgtttattgcattatttcttgcataccagtacactgttataatatgttatgcatgttttaagttgagaaattctaattaccggttagatactgattcaccccccctctcagtatctgtgggaatcctaacatgcacaaccttttctaggctcgagaagaacaaacctaagcgcgtacgctggaatttgaaattttaaaaccgcgtatgcactgcctgtttttccaagttttttttgggtcgTGTCCACTTTTCTGagcaccatctttgtgcacacacccATACAGTCTTTGCTGTTGTAGGAATACGTTCTCATTGTTTAATAGTTCAATCCTGCTATTTCTGAAAATTGAGCTAGACCTAAACTAACTTCTGCCAAAGCAGAAGTCGACTGAAAAATCTTGTGTTTTTGCCTAGAAGCATTTGAAATCTACAAAACTATGCACTTATAGAATAAAAAAATGTGAGAATGActcatgaagtgggtcccaccagACATGCCATAAATGTGtgcaaataaaatgattgaaaCACTAAGCTAACAATCTAAGCCAAACACAAATCAATCAAACGTGCTCAAGATAAGGTCATTCaagaagggaaattagatttagATGAAAAGTAAGCAAGTAAAAATGCAAACTAACAACCCTTCAATTTGATGGTCCTTCGATTGGATGTGTGGTTGATTATACAATCCCATGATTGCTTGAAGACACTCCATGATAGTTGCATGTGCAAAAATAAACTAAAATGGATGCAAAAGTGAGTGGATGTGAGTAGCTAAATTGGCATTACGATGATACGATTAAATGAAAGTGGGTTGATTGTGCAAGAAAATGCGCGGATTAAATAGACATTGATGAAGATGAGAGAAGATTTGAGAAGATGCCACTTGTCTCAATTGAGGACAATTGGCAATGCAAGAAGTGACAAGTATCCTCTAAGAGGGAAAGTGTCATTGCAAGGCACGACAAGTTTAACCAAAGAAATGTCAATTTGGGAGATAACCacccaaaattaatttctttttcataattCAATAAAATAGAGAATGTGCACATGATGTGGATATGGTTGGTTATAACCCTTGGGTTAGGTGGTTGGTTAGGCTAGATGGGAGGTTAGAAGAAggttagagttaggagacatgtgaccaaAAGGAGTTATTTGAATTTCTTAAAttcaaagaaaaggaagaaaagggacatgaactaaataaaataactatttattttatttagtagaAGAAGGATAGGGTGATAATTAAAAGATTAAGCAATTAACCAGGCAtgacttgattaattaaattaatttagctagAAGGGATGCCAtaaccaattaaataatttaattaatataggcAACCAAAAGAGATTTTTGATGAAATTAATTAACGAAAGttaagtgtctacaatatgtatgtatgtatatatgtatacatacatacatacatacatacatacataactctctctttctatccatatgtctacctttctctccctctcaccctattgcaaacataacattaGTCTATTGGTAATAAAAATTGATTATCTTCTTAATTCAAAGATTTTGTTTCAATTATCATTGATATTTGTAATTCGATGCATgcttgatttgaagctatcatttctccattgagacctttgttgtacaaacaacatcaGTTTGTAAATGGCCTAtgaattgacctcatgtactacacaaatttatgcaaaaatagaTCAGTTTTTTCCCTAATTGACTTTCCTTACCTCTTCGACATATCCATTGCATACCAAGATGCCATTGGTAGTTTTATATAAGATATAAAAGATTACTTTTTAAAGTTAATTTTGGACCATAAGATACATATATGACGAGCATAATTTGACGTAAATAAAATAAACTTTCTAACTGCGTGTGGAAAAAGAAATAAAGTGGCGAGGTGAGTGTTTTGCATCATATTCACTCCCTAGATACATGTTTATGCATCTGGTTTAATAAGAGGTAGGCCTTGCGCCTAGCTCTAGACGTCCCATTGATGCTAAGATCTAGCAATGCCACATACCCATCGCCTTCCCCAATATTTTTCACCTCATTCAGATATGCAGGATCCCTAGAGCACTGTAAGAACAGTATCGTCATTGCATTCTCTTTGTTGTGAGGAGAGCTATGCTCCACATATTGGATAAGCAAAGGAAGGGCACCGGCATTCCGAATGGTTGTGGCACCTTCCTCATTCCTAGCTACAAGGGCCAGAATGGTCAATGCCTCATCCGCCATTGAAatgctcttctcctcttcttcttcccctCCATTCTTCATTAGCTCCACCAAAATGGGCACCACGCCAGCCCGTACGCACTTTCCTCGGTTTCCTCGAGTTATGCACAAATTGAAGAGTGCAGAGGCAGCATCAGTCTTGCCCCTCCAACTGCCATGACTTAGAAGCTCCACCAATGGGGGTATGGCACCAGACCCACCAATCACAATCTTGTTGTCTTCTACTGCAGATAAACTGAACAGAGCTGCCGCTGCATTCTCTCTGGCTGCCATGCTACCATGTTTTAGAACCTCTACCATGGGTTGCACAGCTCCTCCTTCCACAATCAGTTTCTTGTTTGCATTGAGAATGGACATATTTAACAATGTGGTTACTGCGTGCTCCTGGGTTTCTTTATCAGGGCTCCTCATCAAATGAATCAATGCTGGTATCACCTGGTCTTCTCGAACAAGATGAGCCCTGTATAATGACTGCTTTCTCGTTAGAGCCCTGAGCACCCGGGCAGCTTCTCTCTGTTCTGACTGACGCTCCCCTGAGAGTTTTCTTACCAATGCACTCAAATAGTTACGATCCTTGTGTGTTATAACTTCACTGCCATTGGGGTTGGAATTTGTGAGAGAAGTTTTAAGTTGTAGCCCCTGCCAGTGGCACCATTGCTCAATTATCGTTCGAACAAGATGATTTGGAGTCAATATCAAGTGTGGTAGGAACTCTTGCGTTTTGGGACATGTGCAGTGCCCTGAATCTAGCCATGCTTCAATAAATGGCCTGTCATATGTCTATAAAAATTGAAGTTATCAGCTACACGATACCCTTCACAAAACAATATGAAAAATTAAAAAGGAAAACAATCATGTAAGCCAGTAACAGACTAAACCAAATATACATTGCGAGGGATGAATTTAAAATAGAGAGAATTTAAAATAAAGAAATCTTGTTAAATGCAAGGTCCAAACCTTATAAAAGATGAGTTATAAGGTCGGATTCATGTCTTAAACAACTTATGAAACAGACATCATAAAAAATGAGAGGTGGGGTTCATGTCTTAAACAACCTTATGCAACAGACACCTCACAGTCTTTGGTTTTCAGTCAAAGAGACTTATACAACTAAAATTACGTACAATAGACAAATTGTGATTCTGCTTATTGATGTTGTTAAAGCTGGTAAAAGCAGGTAAGAAATCAGACGTTATCTGATTTTACTCAATCTGCTGAAGTTTCCCAATTACTAGCTGGTTAGAAAATGCAAATCAGCAGTAGAAATCTACATTCCAAACTTGTATGGAAAACAAGGCATGAAATCTAAGTGCGAATTCTGAGCACCAGGCCAAAACAAATTACCTCCCCATTGGAAATCATGACGGGATCTCTCATAAGGTCCAACGATATGAGACATTGAAAAATGTCCGGCACAGGAATTGAATCCAACTGTCCAGAAAACGATCTGAATTTGGAGGGAGAGGGTTTACGACATTTAGTCTTCTTCAATGCCTGTGCCTTGTCACAGATCTCGTCATAAACTTCAGGGCTGCAATCCTCCTTGTCTTGGGTGACAAGAAGCAATAGCTTCTTCAGTTCCCTTTTCACCTCTGAAATGCTCCCAAACTCACATGCTTTCATGACATTAATCGACTGTGCCAATGGCTGACTGCGGCTTCTATCCATATGAAGAACTGCTGTCATTATGGGATGTTATAAACTCAGGGAATTTGAAAGGAATGGTCTGGCCAACACCACGTACTCTTATGTTATTCTCCACCCACAACAAATGCAATTCGACCTACCTAACGTTTAAATAGCCCTTTCTTCCTCTGGATATCAATGGAAACGACTATTCAATGCATTTCCATTACCAAAGACATTCAGAATGAACGGGGTAAGTGCCTGATAAGTACATAGTCAAGTGCGGTTTGAGCATGATCTACGGCATTTGACATTCATCCACCCGACAGTCGGTGGTCTTCATTTCCATGCATTTTCCTTTCCTCAGTAGGGATGTGGGGTTTCTCACATTTTGTGCGATCCAGGTAATGCTTTTCACAAATTTCTAGGAGACAAATTCCAAACTAGCGTAGGAGAGAAAGTGACTCTGCGATTGCAAGGCAACATCTATCACCAAGTTGGAAGCGATTAAAGTAGAGTATCATGTTACATTTGATTAGATAATATATGGTTGAAAGACATAATTTATTTGTCAAAGTCAAATGATGGATCATCCAAcgtgatctaaaatgttgatgcaaaaacatACACATAATCTTATTAGGAAGAGCTGGTTATTAATTTCCTAATTTATTTGTCAAAGTCAAATtatgtaattttataattttagaTTTCATTATTTTAGTAATTGCCACAAAGTGATTGCAAGATGATATTTGTTCAACAAGTTGTACTCATGAAAATTTAATATCATGTTATATTAGATTAGATAATAATATGATTGtgagatctaatttatttttcaaagttaAATTATGTTCTTTTATAATTGTTATATTTGATTAGATGATACATTTGACTGCAAGGCCTAACTTATTTTTCAAAatcaaat is part of the Cryptomeria japonica chromosome 10, Sugi_1.0, whole genome shotgun sequence genome and harbors:
- the LOC131031198 gene encoding U-box domain-containing protein 14-like, with translation MTAVLHMDRSRSQPLAQSINVMKACEFGSISEVKRELKKLLLLVTQDKEDCSPEVYDEICDKAQALKKTKCRKPSPSKFRSFSGQLDSIPVPDIFQCLISLDLMRDPVMISNGETYDRPFIEAWLDSGHCTCPKTQEFLPHLILTPNHLVRTIIEQWCHWQGLQLKTSLTNSNPNGSEVITHKDRNYLSALVRKLSGERQSEQREAARVLRALTRKQSLYRAHLVREDQVIPALIHLMRSPDKETQEHAVTTLLNMSILNANKKLIVEGGAVQPMVEVLKHGSMAARENAAAALFSLSAVEDNKIVIGGSGAIPPLVELLSHGSWRGKTDAASALFNLCITRGNRGKCVRAGVVPILVELMKNGGEEEEEKSISMADEALTILALVARNEEGATTIRNAGALPLLIQYVEHSSPHNKENAMTILFLQCSRDPAYLNEVKNIGEGDGYVALLDLSINGTSRARRKAYLLLNQMHKHVSRE